The proteins below are encoded in one region of Qipengyuania sp. HL-TH1:
- the wecB gene encoding non-hydrolyzing UDP-N-acetylglucosamine 2-epimerase, with translation MSSRRKILTVFGTRPEAIKLFPLVHALAEDERFDSRVCISAQHREMLDQVLEIAGIVPDHDLDLMTPGQTLDALTARALVEVGRVLDAERPDWVVVQGDTTTVMAGAIAAYYRKIPVCHVEAGLRSGDIHHPWPEEVNRRVVGSFAALHCAPTQTARDALLRENVEAATVHVTGNTVIDALRWVTQRVSEQPALAAGLAELEARFAGKRIIGMTTHRRENFGEGMENIAAAVQRLAARDDVAIIFPVHLNPNVRAVMNARLAGLDNVALIEPLDYPHFARLLDISHLMLTDSGGVQEEAPALGKPVLVMRETTERPEGIAAGTAKLVGTDPDAIVRETTRLLDDEAAYAAMARAHNPFGDGHSAARIADLLAEA, from the coding sequence ATGAGTTCGCGCCGCAAGATCCTCACCGTGTTCGGGACCCGTCCCGAAGCGATCAAGCTGTTCCCGCTGGTGCATGCGCTGGCGGAGGACGAGCGGTTCGACAGCCGCGTGTGTATCTCGGCGCAGCATCGCGAAATGCTCGACCAGGTGCTCGAGATTGCCGGCATCGTGCCCGATCACGATCTCGACCTGATGACTCCCGGGCAGACGCTCGATGCGCTGACTGCACGCGCGCTGGTCGAAGTCGGCAGGGTGCTGGACGCGGAACGGCCCGACTGGGTCGTGGTGCAGGGCGATACGACCACCGTGATGGCGGGGGCGATCGCCGCCTATTACCGCAAGATACCCGTGTGCCATGTCGAAGCCGGGCTGCGCAGCGGCGATATCCATCATCCCTGGCCCGAAGAGGTGAACCGCCGCGTCGTCGGCAGCTTCGCCGCGCTGCATTGCGCCCCGACGCAAACCGCGCGCGATGCGCTGCTGCGCGAGAATGTCGAAGCCGCAACCGTGCATGTCACCGGCAACACCGTGATCGATGCCCTGCGCTGGGTGACCCAGCGGGTAAGCGAGCAGCCGGCGCTGGCCGCTGGTCTGGCCGAGCTCGAAGCGCGCTTTGCAGGCAAGCGTATCATCGGCATGACCACCCACCGGCGCGAGAACTTCGGCGAGGGGATGGAGAATATCGCCGCCGCCGTGCAGCGGCTGGCCGCGCGCGACGATGTCGCGATCATCTTTCCGGTCCATCTCAACCCCAATGTCCGCGCGGTGATGAACGCGCGGCTTGCCGGGCTGGACAATGTCGCGCTGATCGAGCCGCTCGACTATCCGCATTTCGCCCGGCTGCTCGATATCAGCCATTTGATGCTCACTGACAGCGGCGGGGTACAGGAAGAGGCGCCCGCGCTGGGCAAGCCGGTGCTGGTCATGCGCGAGACGACCGAGCGCCCCGAAGGCATCGCGGCAGGCACTGCGAAGCTGGTCGGCACCGATCCCGATGCGATCGTGCGCGAAACCACTCGCCTGCTCGACGACGAGGCCGCCTATGCCGCAATGGCGCGCGCGCATAACCCGTTCGGCGATGGGCATTCGGCGGCGCGGATCGCCGATCTGCTCGCCGAGGCCTGA
- the wecC gene encoding UDP-N-acetyl-D-mannosamine dehydrogenase, which translates to MRGDTKPDVCVIGLGYIGLPTAAIIARAGCPVHGVDVAQSVVDTINRGEIHIEEVDLDGLVQAVVQRGLLKASTQVAPADVFVIAVPTPFAKDGQHTPDTSYVMAAAEQVADVLKKGDTVILESTSPVGTTEAMRDAIAAKRPDLAMPGLIEGQPDVSIAYCPERVLPGKILEELTHNDRSIGGITPRCARKALAFYKRFVKGECVTTDVRSAEMTKLVENAFRDVNIAFANELSMIADRQGLDVWEVIRLANRHPRVNILTPGPGVGGHCIAVDPWFIVHGAPDEAKIIRQARETNDAKMHHVLSRAKALAQANPGAKIACLGLAFKANIDDFRESPARYVAASLAREFGERVQVVEPYAGELPPEFEGTSAELVDIDTALEECGVLVTLVDHDVFKVIPPEERAGKAVYDTRGIWPDVA; encoded by the coding sequence ATGCGTGGTGACACCAAGCCCGACGTCTGCGTCATCGGTCTCGGCTATATCGGCTTGCCAACAGCCGCGATTATCGCGCGCGCGGGCTGCCCGGTGCATGGTGTCGATGTGGCGCAAAGCGTTGTTGACACGATCAATCGCGGCGAAATCCATATCGAGGAGGTCGATCTCGACGGGTTGGTGCAGGCAGTGGTCCAGCGCGGGCTGCTCAAGGCCTCGACGCAGGTCGCGCCCGCCGACGTCTTCGTGATTGCGGTGCCCACACCTTTCGCGAAGGACGGGCAGCATACGCCCGATACGTCCTATGTCATGGCCGCCGCCGAGCAGGTCGCCGACGTGCTCAAGAAGGGTGACACGGTCATCCTCGAATCGACCTCACCGGTCGGCACGACCGAGGCGATGCGCGATGCCATCGCCGCCAAGCGACCCGATCTCGCCATGCCGGGCCTGATCGAGGGACAGCCCGATGTGAGCATCGCCTATTGTCCCGAGCGCGTGCTGCCGGGGAAGATCCTTGAGGAACTGACGCATAACGACCGCTCGATCGGCGGCATCACCCCGCGCTGCGCGCGCAAGGCACTCGCCTTCTACAAGCGCTTCGTGAAGGGCGAATGCGTCACCACCGATGTACGCAGCGCCGAAATGACCAAGCTGGTCGAGAACGCCTTCCGCGACGTCAATATCGCCTTTGCCAACGAGCTTTCGATGATCGCCGACCGGCAGGGGCTCGATGTGTGGGAAGTGATCCGCCTCGCCAATCGTCACCCGCGCGTCAATATCCTCACCCCCGGCCCCGGTGTGGGCGGGCATTGCATCGCAGTCGACCCGTGGTTCATCGTCCACGGCGCGCCAGACGAGGCGAAGATCATCCGCCAGGCACGCGAGACGAACGATGCCAAGATGCACCATGTGCTTAGCCGCGCGAAGGCGCTGGCGCAGGCCAATCCGGGGGCTAAGATCGCCTGCCTCGGCCTCGCCTTCAAAGCGAATATCGACGATTTCCGCGAAAGCCCGGCACGCTATGTTGCTGCCTCGCTCGCGCGCGAGTTCGGCGAGCGCGTGCAGGTGGTAGAACCCTATGCGGGCGAACTGCCGCCCGAGTTTGAGGGCACGAGCGCCGAACTGGTCGATATCGACACTGCGCTGGAAGAATGCGGTGTGCTGGTCACGCTGGTCGATCACGATGTGTTCAAGGTCATCCCGCCCGAGGAACGCGCCGGCAAGGCGGTCTATGACACGCGCGGGATCTGGCCCGACGTCGCCTGA
- the fabI gene encoding enoyl-ACP reductase FabI has translation MSGLMAGKRGLIMGLANDKSLAWGIAKQLGAHGAELAFSYQGEALKKRVGPLAEQLGSDFLIECDVSDMDALDRAFDTLKSRWETIDFVVHAIGFSDKNELRGKYVDTSLDNFLMTMNISAYSLVAVAKRARAMMPEGGSILTLTYYGAEKVIPHYNVMGVAKAALETSVKYLANDLGPENIRVNALSAGPVKTLAASGIGDFRYILKWNELNSPLRRNITIDDVGGSGLYLLSDLSSGVTGETHHVDGGYHVVGMKQEDAPDIALDKG, from the coding sequence ATGAGCGGGTTGATGGCAGGTAAACGCGGGCTGATCATGGGCCTCGCCAACGACAAGTCGCTGGCCTGGGGAATCGCCAAGCAACTCGGCGCGCATGGGGCCGAACTGGCCTTCTCCTATCAGGGCGAAGCGCTCAAGAAGCGGGTCGGCCCGCTCGCGGAGCAGCTCGGCAGCGATTTCCTGATCGAATGCGACGTGTCGGACATGGACGCGCTCGACCGCGCCTTCGACACGCTCAAATCGCGCTGGGAGACGATCGACTTCGTGGTCCATGCGATCGGCTTCTCGGACAAGAACGAGCTGCGCGGGAAGTATGTCGACACCAGCCTCGACAATTTCCTGATGACGATGAACATCTCCGCCTATTCGCTGGTCGCGGTGGCCAAGCGCGCACGCGCGATGATGCCCGAGGGCGGTTCGATCCTGACACTGACCTATTACGGCGCCGAGAAGGTGATTCCGCATTACAACGTGATGGGCGTGGCCAAGGCGGCGCTGGAAACCAGCGTCAAATATCTCGCCAACGACCTCGGCCCCGAGAACATCCGCGTCAACGCGCTCAGCGCGGGTCCGGTCAAGACGCTCGCGGCGAGCGGGATCGGCGATTTCCGCTATATCCTCAAATGGAACGAGCTCAATTCGCCGCTGCGACGCAATATCACCATCGACGATGTCGGCGGCTCGGGGCTCTATCTGCTGTCCGACCTGTCATCGGGCGTGACCGGCGAGACGCATCATGTCGACGGCGGTTATCACGTGGTCGGGATGAAGCAGGAAGACGCCCCCGACATCGCGCTCGACAAGGGGTGA
- a CDS encoding 23S rRNA (pseudouridine(1915)-N(3))-methyltransferase RlmH has translation MLLHIIARGKIARSPEADLVARYEKRLTWPVKFTELPETGGRIPDPLTPVKTVLLDERGKDLSSEQLAAILGRWRDDGMRECRFVLGAADGHAAEERADADLLLAFGSATWPHLLARAMLAEQLYRATTIIAGHPYHRSN, from the coding sequence ATGCTCCTCCACATCATCGCCCGCGGAAAGATCGCCCGCTCGCCCGAGGCGGACCTGGTCGCGCGGTATGAGAAGCGGCTGACCTGGCCGGTCAAATTCACCGAGCTGCCCGAAACCGGCGGGCGCATTCCCGATCCGCTGACGCCGGTCAAAACCGTGCTCCTCGACGAGCGCGGCAAGGACCTCTCCTCCGAACAGCTCGCCGCGATCCTTGGACGGTGGCGCGACGATGGCATGCGCGAATGCCGCTTCGTGCTTGGCGCGGCGGACGGACATGCGGCGGAAGAACGCGCCGACGCCGATCTGTTGCTTGCGTTCGGCTCGGCGACCTGGCCGCACCTGCTGGCACGCGCGATGCTGGCCGAACAACTCTATCGCGCGACGACGATTATCGCGGGCCACCCCTATCATCGGAGCAATTGA
- the rsfS gene encoding ribosome silencing factor, whose translation MTQAQTHPASSGPASAQVIDLADATTDPLLKLVLQQLDDDQAQEVVTIDLEGKSSIADHMVIASGRSTRQVAAMAQKLAEKVKQAGFGPVKLEGLPAADWVLLDAGDIVVHLFRPEVRSFYNLERMWAFGDAPPVAGTA comes from the coding sequence ATGACTCAGGCGCAAACCCATCCGGCTTCGTCCGGACCCGCATCGGCACAGGTCATCGACTTGGCTGACGCGACCACCGATCCACTGCTCAAGCTGGTGCTGCAGCAGCTTGACGACGACCAGGCACAGGAGGTCGTGACCATCGATCTCGAGGGCAAGAGCTCGATTGCCGATCACATGGTGATCGCCTCGGGCCGCTCGACCCGACAGGTCGCCGCAATGGCGCAGAAACTGGCCGAGAAGGTCAAGCAGGCCGGCTTTGGCCCGGTGAAGCTCGAAGGGCTTCCCGCGGCCGATTGGGTACTGCTCGATGCGGGCGACATCGTCGTCCACCTGTTCCGCCCCGAAGTGCGCAGCTTCTACAATCTCGAGCGCATGTGGGCGTTCGGAGATGCCCCACCGGTCGCCGGCACGGCTTAA
- a CDS encoding murein hydrolase activator EnvC family protein has translation MSRRLAALAVTLSAGLLWLPALAQAPTPLESAEDARAQLDAARVQQRNARARGERLEQQAARSREASEKARSAAAALAARVQQAEAGIAAAEARLALANRERRMLDRRLAARRTPLVRLTGALQSMSRRPLALSALQPGSLRDLVYTRAVLASTIPLVRERTSALRGDLDRARTLEAEARAAVSDRRESETVLVGRRKQLVALAEQERLKARQAAGGADREAQRALVLAEQAIDLDQLVGRLEAAGSLRAQLAALPGPLPRPADPASASLAATPSPIPSATQPPRQYQLPVAGEITAGFGEAGTSGQRQAGIALAARPRAQVVAPGAGRIAFAGPYRGYGRIVIVEHANGWTSLVTGLGTLDVAVGQAVAAGSPLGVAPGQRGEVTLELRQGGEPVNPLDHLR, from the coding sequence ATGAGCCGCCGTCTCGCCGCCCTTGCCGTTACGCTTTCCGCAGGCCTGCTGTGGCTGCCGGCGCTTGCGCAGGCGCCGACCCCGCTCGAAAGCGCCGAGGATGCCCGTGCGCAGCTCGATGCCGCACGCGTGCAGCAGCGCAATGCGCGGGCCCGCGGGGAGCGGCTTGAGCAGCAGGCCGCGCGCTCGCGCGAAGCTTCGGAAAAGGCGCGTAGCGCGGCGGCGGCGCTCGCGGCACGCGTGCAACAGGCCGAGGCCGGTATCGCCGCGGCCGAAGCCCGGCTGGCGCTGGCCAATCGCGAGCGCCGCATGCTCGACCGCCGATTGGCGGCGCGCAGGACCCCGCTGGTCCGGCTGACCGGCGCGCTGCAGTCGATGTCGCGGCGCCCGCTCGCGCTGTCGGCGCTGCAACCCGGGTCGCTGCGCGATCTCGTCTATACCCGCGCGGTCCTCGCCAGCACGATCCCGCTGGTGCGCGAGCGGACCAGCGCGCTGCGCGGCGATCTCGACCGCGCCAGGACGCTTGAAGCCGAAGCGCGCGCCGCCGTGTCCGATAGGCGCGAAAGCGAAACGGTCCTCGTCGGGCGGCGCAAGCAATTGGTCGCGCTTGCCGAGCAGGAACGGCTCAAGGCGCGCCAGGCGGCGGGCGGGGCCGATCGTGAGGCGCAACGCGCGCTGGTGCTCGCCGAACAGGCGATCGATCTCGATCAGCTCGTCGGACGGCTCGAGGCAGCAGGATCGCTCCGCGCGCAGCTGGCCGCCTTGCCCGGACCCTTGCCGCGCCCTGCCGATCCCGCTTCCGCGAGCCTCGCCGCAACCCCGAGCCCGATCCCCAGCGCCACCCAGCCACCGCGGCAGTACCAACTGCCGGTCGCGGGCGAGATTACCGCGGGTTTCGGCGAAGCGGGCACCAGCGGCCAGCGGCAGGCGGGAATCGCGCTCGCCGCGCGCCCGCGCGCGCAGGTCGTCGCCCCCGGTGCAGGACGGATCGCCTTTGCCGGGCCCTATCGCGGCTATGGCCGGATCGTGATCGTCGAACATGCCAATGGCTGGACCAGCCTCGTTACTGGGCTCGGCACGCTCGATGTCGCAGTCGGGCAGGCGGTTGCCGCGGGCTCGCCGCTCGGGGTCGCGCCAGGACAGCGCGGCGAGGTCACGCTCGAGCTGCGGCAGGGCGGCGAACCGGTGAACCCGCTCGACCACTTGCGCTAG
- a CDS encoding S41 family peptidase: MKFAALARSAALVTAVALIPATTATMAQVDGRAGPEFAKVLAVYQRIKASYVEPVDDETLMRGMIDGMLTALDPHSGYLDGSDLQRLETMIDGNYSGLGLSVVAEDGAVKVISPFRGSPADKMGIKAGDFITHLDGRLIVGQTLDESVAQMRGREGTAIELTIFRPGRDEPFDVSVTRGVIELEPVTWELHDGNVGHIMINEFSRDVGSDVFAAWEDLKSQATGRLSGLVLDLRSNPGGSLDEAVALSDLFLTEGRIVSQRGRARGENIAYDAETVFRGDIAAGLPIVVLIDAGSASASEIVAGAIQDHRRGVVMGERSFGKGSVQSLLPLGRDAALKLTTARYYTPSGHSVQEGGITPDIAVPQLSDPDLAKRAKFQMRESDLRGHLINEIGLDDDAVEKDSRADPRFLQTAEELKDKGIEDFQLYYALETLRRTSPKSIAARAK; the protein is encoded by the coding sequence ATGAAATTCGCCGCCCTTGCCCGTTCGGCCGCTCTCGTGACCGCCGTCGCGCTGATTCCTGCGACCACCGCCACCATGGCGCAGGTCGATGGCCGCGCAGGCCCCGAATTCGCCAAGGTCCTTGCGGTCTACCAGCGGATCAAGGCGAGCTATGTCGAGCCGGTCGACGACGAGACGCTGATGCGCGGCATGATCGATGGCATGCTGACCGCGCTCGATCCGCATTCGGGCTATCTCGACGGCAGCGACCTGCAGCGGCTCGAGACGATGATCGACGGGAATTACTCGGGTCTCGGCCTGTCGGTCGTGGCCGAAGACGGCGCAGTAAAGGTCATTTCACCCTTCCGCGGCAGCCCGGCGGACAAGATGGGCATCAAGGCGGGCGACTTCATCACCCATCTCGATGGCCGCCTGATCGTGGGCCAGACGCTCGACGAATCGGTGGCGCAGATGCGCGGACGCGAAGGCACCGCGATCGAACTGACGATCTTCCGCCCCGGCCGCGACGAACCCTTCGATGTGAGCGTGACGCGCGGCGTGATCGAGCTCGAACCGGTCACCTGGGAACTGCACGACGGCAATGTCGGCCACATCATGATCAACGAATTTTCGCGCGATGTCGGCAGCGATGTCTTCGCCGCGTGGGAAGACCTCAAGAGCCAGGCCACCGGCCGCCTCAGCGGACTGGTGCTCGATTTGCGCTCGAACCCCGGCGGTTCGCTCGACGAGGCGGTAGCATTGTCCGACCTTTTCCTCACCGAAGGCCGTATCGTGTCGCAGCGCGGCCGCGCGCGGGGCGAGAACATCGCCTATGACGCCGAGACCGTGTTCCGCGGGGATATTGCCGCCGGGCTGCCGATCGTCGTGCTGATCGATGCAGGCTCCGCCTCGGCCTCCGAAATCGTGGCCGGGGCAATCCAGGACCATCGCCGCGGCGTGGTCATGGGCGAGCGCAGCTTCGGCAAGGGCAGCGTCCAGTCGCTGCTGCCGCTGGGCCGCGATGCCGCGCTCAAGCTGACCACCGCGCGCTATTACACGCCGTCGGGCCATTCGGTGCAGGAAGGCGGGATCACCCCCGACATCGCGGTGCCGCAGCTCTCCGACCCGGACCTGGCCAAGCGGGCCAAGTTCCAGATGCGCGAATCGGATCTGCGCGGTCACCTGATCAACGAGATCGGGCTCGACGACGATGCGGTCGAGAAGGATTCGCGCGCCGATCCGCGCTTCCTGCAGACGGCGGAGGAGCTGAAAGACAAGGGCATCGAGGATTTCCAGCTCTATTACGCGCTCGAAACGCTGCGCCGCACGAGCCCCAAGAGCATTGCCGCGCGCGCGAAATAG
- a CDS encoding demethoxyubiquinone hydroxylase family protein, with protein MTKVPDHIARMIRVDQAGEFGATRIYAGQLAVMGDRGPHSAEIAGMAEQEAGHRAKFDALMARRSVRPTALQPFWDRAGFALGAVTALIGPEAAMACTAAVETEIDDHYSRQLDQLQDSGEDPELAAMIEEFREDEREHRDAALAAGAERAPAYPLLSGVIRLGCRAAIRISERV; from the coding sequence ATGACCAAGGTACCCGATCATATCGCGCGGATGATCCGCGTCGACCAGGCAGGCGAATTCGGTGCGACGCGGATCTATGCCGGCCAACTCGCGGTCATGGGTGACCGCGGCCCGCATTCGGCGGAAATCGCGGGCATGGCGGAGCAGGAAGCCGGCCACCGCGCCAAATTCGACGCCCTGATGGCGCGCCGCAGCGTGCGTCCGACCGCGCTGCAACCGTTCTGGGATCGTGCGGGGTTCGCGCTTGGCGCGGTGACCGCGCTGATCGGGCCCGAAGCGGCCATGGCCTGCACCGCCGCGGTCGAGACCGAGATCGACGATCACTATTCGCGCCAGCTCGACCAGTTGCAGGACAGTGGCGAGGATCCCGAACTCGCCGCGATGATCGAGGAATTCCGCGAGGACGAGCGCGAGCACCGCGACGCCGCGCTGGCCGCCGGGGCCGAGCGTGCGCCCGCCTATCCGCTGCTGTCGGGTGTCATTCGCCTGGGCTGCCGCGCGGCGATCCGTATTTCGGAGCGTGTGTGA
- the pdxH gene encoding pyridoxamine 5'-phosphate oxidase, which yields METDQSAIPPSDPFALFEVWFAEARESEPNDANAMALATASPDGFPSVRMVLLKGYGADGFVFYTNAESHKGEQIRANMRAALLFHWKSLRRQIRIEGPLEEVGEEEADAYFHSRPRVSQIGSAASDQSRPLLDRQLYVDRVAALEERYPEGDIPRPPHWTGFRLSPRRIEFWRDREYRLHDRRLFARESAEDAWSNTLLYP from the coding sequence ATGGAAACCGACCAGAGCGCGATCCCGCCCAGCGATCCTTTCGCGCTGTTCGAAGTGTGGTTCGCCGAGGCGCGCGAGAGCGAGCCCAACGATGCCAATGCGATGGCGCTGGCGACGGCGTCGCCCGATGGCTTCCCGTCGGTCCGCATGGTGCTGCTCAAGGGCTACGGGGCGGACGGTTTCGTGTTCTACACCAACGCCGAAAGCCACAAGGGCGAGCAGATCCGCGCCAACATGCGCGCGGCGCTGCTGTTCCACTGGAAAAGCCTGCGCCGCCAGATCCGCATCGAAGGCCCGCTCGAAGAAGTCGGCGAGGAAGAGGCAGATGCCTATTTCCATTCGCGCCCGCGCGTGTCGCAGATCGGCTCGGCGGCAAGCGACCAGTCGCGTCCACTGCTCGACCGCCAGCTCTATGTCGACCGGGTCGCCGCGCTCGAGGAGCGCTATCCTGAAGGCGACATTCCGCGTCCGCCGCATTGGACGGGTTTTCGCCTGAGCCCGCGCCGGATCGAGTTCTGGCGCGACCGCGAATACCGCCTTCACGACCGCCGGCTGTTTGCGCGCGAGAGCGCTGAGGATGCGTGGTCGAACACGCTGCTCTACCCATGA
- a CDS encoding nicotinate-nucleotide adenylyltransferase: MRGKRRIGLLGGSFNPAHGGHRRISLFVRRALELDEVWWMVSPGNPLKPQAGMAPLAARVRSAMVQARRAPIRVTAIERELGTRYTVDTLGALTRRYPKHDFVWLMGADNLAQFHRWKAWRDIARRMPIAVIARPGYDAAALASPAMAWLRRFSVPLSSFVNRGEWSAPALVTLRFDPDERSATAIRRGDPDWALRFAGPPPRDQLTHRLIPSGEETTAP, encoded by the coding sequence ATGCGCGGCAAGCGGCGAATCGGTCTGCTCGGCGGCAGCTTCAACCCGGCGCATGGCGGCCATCGGCGAATTTCGCTGTTCGTTCGGCGCGCACTCGAGCTCGACGAGGTTTGGTGGATGGTCTCGCCGGGGAACCCGCTCAAGCCGCAGGCGGGCATGGCGCCGCTCGCCGCGCGCGTGCGTTCGGCGATGGTGCAGGCACGGCGCGCCCCGATCCGCGTCACTGCGATCGAGCGCGAACTTGGCACGCGGTACACGGTCGATACGCTCGGTGCGCTCACCCGACGCTATCCCAAGCACGACTTCGTGTGGCTGATGGGAGCGGACAATCTGGCGCAATTCCACCGCTGGAAGGCCTGGCGCGACATCGCCCGCAGGATGCCGATTGCAGTCATCGCGCGGCCCGGCTATGATGCTGCTGCCCTCGCGAGCCCCGCGATGGCCTGGCTGCGGCGCTTTTCGGTGCCATTGTCCAGCTTTGTGAACAGGGGCGAATGGAGCGCACCGGCACTGGTGACATTGCGTTTCGATCCCGACGAACGATCGGCCACGGCAATCCGCCGCGGCGATCCCGACTGGGCCTTACGCTTCGCCGGACCGCCTCCGAGGGACCAGTTGACGCATCGCTTGATACCGTCGGGGGAGGAAACCACCGCGCCATGA
- a CDS encoding disulfide bond formation protein B, with amino-acid sequence MSLTQHARLARVLALAVPALLLGGAYVSQYGFGLYPCEMCWWQRWPHFAAVGLALLAYATPPQRLWTAAAALAILVSGAIGLFHAGVEYGWWEGITSCAAITSGSSGNALEDIMNTPLVRCDEPAWTLLGISLAGFNFLISTATGLAIFALLVKDRRA; translated from the coding sequence ATGAGCCTTACGCAGCACGCCCGCCTCGCCCGCGTCCTGGCGCTCGCCGTGCCGGCCCTGCTGCTGGGCGGGGCCTATGTCTCGCAATATGGCTTCGGGCTTTACCCGTGCGAAATGTGCTGGTGGCAGCGCTGGCCGCATTTCGCTGCCGTGGGCCTTGCCCTGCTCGCATACGCGACCCCGCCGCAGCGCTTGTGGACCGCCGCCGCCGCGCTGGCGATCCTTGTCTCGGGCGCGATCGGCCTGTTTCACGCCGGGGTCGAATATGGCTGGTGGGAGGGGATCACCTCCTGCGCCGCGATCACGTCGGGCAGCAGCGGCAATGCGCTCGAAGACATCATGAACACCCCGCTGGTGCGCTGCGACGAACCCGCCTGGACGCTGCTCGGGATCAGCCTCGCAGGCTTCAATTTCCTGATTTCGACCGCCACGGGGCTGGCAATCTTCGCGCTGTTGGTGAAGGATCGCCGGGCATGA
- a CDS encoding DnaJ C-terminal domain-containing protein, which produces MADPYSILGVPRNASEKDIKSAYRTLAKELHPDRNKDNPNASERFSQATNAYHLLSDKDKRAQFDRGEIDADGNPANPFAGMGGGGGFRPNGGQRGFRAEDMQGFGGEEVDLGDIFEGLFGGRGPQARSGGSPFGGAQHRRPPQKGADIAYKLRVPFVDAATLKDQRITLSDGKTIDLKLPKGVEDGTQMRLKGKGERGPGGAGDGLVTIAIDRHALYRREGDDVRFDLPITLDEAVNGGKVRVPTVDGPVMMTIKPGTHGGTVLRLKGKGFSRKNGTRGDQLVTLEIQLPDDLDELAKRLDGWKDESDPRSKLGV; this is translated from the coding sequence ATGGCCGATCCCTATTCCATCCTTGGCGTCCCGCGCAATGCGTCCGAAAAGGACATCAAGAGCGCCTATCGCACGCTCGCCAAGGAACTGCATCCCGACCGTAACAAGGACAACCCCAACGCTTCGGAGCGCTTCAGCCAGGCGACCAATGCCTATCACCTGCTGTCCGACAAGGACAAGCGCGCCCAATTCGACCGCGGCGAAATCGATGCCGACGGCAATCCCGCCAATCCCTTTGCGGGCATGGGCGGTGGCGGCGGTTTCCGCCCCAATGGCGGCCAGCGCGGGTTTCGCGCCGAGGACATGCAGGGCTTCGGCGGCGAAGAAGTCGATCTGGGTGATATTTTCGAAGGCCTGTTTGGTGGCCGCGGGCCGCAGGCGCGCTCCGGCGGCAGCCCGTTCGGCGGTGCGCAGCATCGCCGCCCGCCCCAGAAAGGCGCGGACATCGCCTACAAGCTGCGCGTTCCCTTTGTCGATGCGGCCACGCTCAAGGACCAGCGAATCACGCTGTCCGACGGCAAGACGATCGACCTCAAACTGCCCAAGGGGGTCGAGGACGGGACGCAGATGCGGCTCAAGGGCAAGGGCGAGCGGGGCCCTGGCGGCGCCGGCGACGGGCTCGTCACCATCGCGATCGACCGGCATGCGCTCTATCGCCGCGAAGGCGACGATGTGCGCTTCGACCTGCCGATCACGCTCGACGAGGCGGTGAACGGCGGCAAGGTTCGCGTCCCCACAGTCGACGGACCGGTGATGATGACCATCAAGCCCGGCACGCATGGCGGCACCGTCCTGCGGCTCAAAGGCAAGGGCTTTTCACGCAAGAACGGGACCCGCGGCGACCAATTGGTGACGCTTGAAATCCAGCTGCCCGACGATCTCGACGAGCTTGCCAAGCGGCTCGATGGGTGGAAGGACGAGAGCGATCCGCGGAGCAAGCTCGGGGTTTAG